The DNA region ACGCACGCGTAATCAAACTCTATGCCCTGACCTATTCTGTTTGGACCGCTTCCAAGGATTAAAACCTTCATTTAAAAGGATGATTTTAACCTAATAGAACGGAGATTAGCTCCTTGAGTGAATCAAAGCTATATTCTGGTTCAAAGTTAGCCCTTTTGAGCTCTTCCCTTTTGTATTTGCCAGTGGTCATAAACACAGTTTTTATACCCATAGCCTTTGCACCTATCAGATCTGTGTATATATCGTCGCTTATAAGATACACTTCGCCTCTTTCTAACCCTTGCAGAGCATAGCTTAGGAATTCTTCTGAGGGTTTGCCCAAGTTAGGTATATCTTCCTGATAGTTTGTAGCGTGTTTTAGCATCTGTGCTATAGACCCTGCCCCTGGAAAGTAAAGCCCATCATCATCCTTTACTATCCTGCTTAGGTTTACCGGGATAATCTTTGCACCTTCCAGAAAAACTGCAGATACTGCCAGTTTTAATTTTTGAAAATCTAAATTTCTGTCTTGAGCAACAACCACCGCCTGAACTCTGTGATCTTTTACCACTTCAAAGCCTTCTTCCTTAAGATACCTCTCTACCGACTCCATACCTATCAAAAGCAAACTTTGAACGCCAACAGACTTTAAATACATAGGTAGTATTTTCAACGGTGTTAAAAGGTTTTCTTCTTTGATCCTCAAACCTTTTTCATTTAAAAGCCTTACCAATTCTGACGGTGGCCTTGTAGAGTTGTTGGAAACTACCCTGAATGGGATTTGTTCAGATTCAAGCTTTTTTAAAAACTCCTTAGATCCATCTAAAGGGTTCAATTTTTTGTCTCCTACCAAAACCCCATCAAGGTCGATAAGGAAAACCTTCATTGCTTGAAGGGTATGCTAATCCAAAGCTCATCAAAGTTTTCTCTTTTCCTCTTTATATCAACTTCGATTTTGTCTATATCAAACTGAGAATATTTGGAAAAAACATGCACCAAGTCATCTATCAATTTCTCTAAAAAATTTGGAGGAAGTCCCCTTCTTTCGTAGGAAAGGACTAAAGTAAGCCTCTTCTTTGCTTCGTCCTTGCTCTTACTACGTGCAGAAAGAAGATTCGATATCATGTCTATTTCCCAAACAGCTTTTCAAAGAGGCTCTTTTTATGTCCATGGAAAATCATGGGCACATCTTCCCCTAATATTCTCTTAGCTATATCTATAAGGGCTCTTGAGGCTGGATAATCATCCTCAAGCACAATAGGTTCTCCTCTGTTTGTATAATCCACCAATTCTGGCTCCTCTGGAATTACCCCTATCAATGGGGCTCTTAGTATTTCCACCACATCATCCACCGAGAGCATCTGACCTTTATCTACCGCATCCCATCTTATTCTGTTTATAATCAGTTTGTATTCGCTTTTGCCCATATTCTCTAGCATACCTATTATTCTATCCGCATCTCTTACTGAGGAAACCTCAGGATTTACCACCACCAGAGCAACATCGGCCGGGGAGGCTGCTATTTGAAAACCCTTTTCTATACCAGCTGGGGAATCTATAAATATATAGTCATATTGGTTTGATTCTTTTATATGATCCACAAGCCTTAGCCATTTTTCTGGATCAACCGCATCTTTATTCTTTGTTTGATTGGCTGGCAAAAGCCAAACACTAAAACCCCTTTTGTCTTTTACCAAAGCCTTCTGAAAGTCCACCCTTCCTTCCAAAACATCAAGCACATCGTAAACTATTCTATTTTCTAAGCCTAAAATCATGTCCAGGTTTCTAAGGCCTATATCTGCATCTATACAAAGCACCCTTTTCCCCATTTTTGCAAGTGCTATAGATAGATTGGCAGTTATGGTTGTCTTTCCAACACCACCTTTACCAGAGGTGACGACGAATACCTCGGTCATACTTTTACACCCTTTCAAGAATTATAGCACCATCTTCCACTTTTGCAATCTCAGGATAGCCGGGTGACACTCTCTCCTCTTCGTGTGATATGGCTATCTTTCTCCCTATTCTTATTTGTTGAGGTTCCATTCGCAGAGCAACCACAACCGCACTCTCGTCACCGAGGGCTCCCGCCACTGCTACACCTCTTAGAGTACCTATGACTACAATGTTCCCTGTTGCCACGATTTGTGCGTCCTTATTGACGTTTCCAAGCACAAGCACATCCCCATTGTGTTCTATTTTCTGCCCAGACCTTAAATGCTTTTCTACCACAAGAAGCCTCTTCGTGCTTTTTTCTTCAAGAGCTTTTTCTATCTTCTTTATGTTTTTCAGGTTTTTTGTGGTTAGAAAATGCTCAATCTTTTTTGTTAGACTTTTATCCCCTTCTACCAAAAAATAGGCACCTTCAGAAAGTTTGGAGTTTAAAAACCTGTCTAATTGTTCAAATACATCCGATTCCTCATCCGCCTGATCAACTTTGATGAGCACTACAGGTAAGGTTATTCCTTTTATCTCTATCATCCCTCTTAAGCTCCGGGGGAGGGCCTCGAACCCCCAACCTGGTGGTTAACAGCCACCCGCTCTGCCCGTTGAGCTACCCCGGATATACATAAATTATAACCTAAAACCCAACTCTTTCATCTTTCTCCAGAGTGTAGTCCGGTGCATTCCTAAGATTTTCGCCGCAAGCGTTTTGTTCCCACCAACCTGTTCAAGCACCTTTTTTATTCTTTCTATTTCTTCCTCAAAATCTTGACCCTTTCTAACATCTAACTGAAGGTCCTCTAAATTTATTAACGTCCCTTTTGCGGTTATAACCGCCCTTTCTATGATATTTTCAAGCTCCCTAATATTTCCATGGAAGGGATAAGAAAGTAAAGCTTTCATAGCATCGGAAGATATTCCCTTTATCTTTCTGTTGTATGCTCTTGAAAACTTTTGAATAAAGTGATTTACCAAAATGGGAATGTCCTCTACCCTCTCTCTTAGCGGTGGAATGTGAATTTTTATAACGCTCAGTCTGTAGTATAGGTCTTCTCTAAATAGCCCCCTTTGAACCAACTCTCTTAGGTTTTTATTGGTGCTTGCTATGATTCTTACATCCACTTTACGCGTTTTTGTATCTCCAAGCCTTTCAAACTCTTTCTCTTGGGCTAAATGAAGGATCTTTGCCTGAAGGCTCAGAGGCATATCTCCAATCTCGTCCAATAACAAGGTTCCACCGTCTGCCAGCTCCACCTTCCCAGGCTTATCCTTTAAAGCACCAGTAAAAGCACCTTTCACGTATCCAAAAAGTTCAGCCTCCAATAAACCCTCGGGAATAGCTGCACAGTTCACCTTCACAAAAGGTTTGTCTCTCCTTGGAGATATGTAATGAATATACTTAGCAAGCAAAGACTTACCAGTTCCTGTTTCTCCCTCTATGAGCACGTTTGTAGGATATTCGGCCACGCTTTGGGCTAATTCTAAGACCTTTTGAAAGGAAGGGCTTTTAAAAACGAGGGTATTTTCTTCCCCAAAGCTACAACTTAAAACTTCCTGAATAGCATACAAAGATACCACATAGCCAAAGCCAGAGTTCATGGGAGAGACAAGCACAGAGGCCTTTTGCCTTCCGCAGGGAGTCTGAATATAAACGTCCGCTCTTTCGCCCTCCGGTGGAAGCTCTTCTACGGACAGTTCTATCAATTCTCTTAAGTTCTTTCCTACTAAATTTTCTTCCTCATCCCTGCAAAGCATACGATGGGCTATATTGTTGTGCTCCAAAACAAAACCATCTTTATCTACCACCAGTATAGCTTCCACTATGGAGTTAAGTATGGCTTCTTTGTAAGATCTTTGTCTTTCCGCTTCCACTATGCAGTGGACCACGTTTGTAACATCCCTGAAGGTTTCCACCAGATAACCATCATTCAAAAGGCTCATACTCCAACAAGCATGCCTTTTATTCCAGATTTCCACATCGTAAACCTGGACCCCTTCCCCCTCTTCTAAAACTAACCTTGCAGGGCAGCTGTCGCATATGGAAAAAAGTCCCCTGCAATCCTCCCCCGCTTTTAAATCTCTACCTAAGAGCCTCTTTGCAGATGGATTGGCATAAACTATCCTCAGATTTTTGTCTATTACCAAAACTCCCTCAAAGAGATTTTCAAAGGTTTCAAATCCCATCAATTTTCATTTTATATCCCAATCAGTGGGAACTTTTCCCATCATCTTTAAACTTTCCTCAAAGGCGGACATGTATTTCATGGCGGTTATCATAGAACCCTTGAACTTTAACCTTTTTGTTAGCATAGCTGCCTTAGGCCCAATGTCTCCAGTAGCTAACTTCTTCCAGTTTTCCAGACTAGCCCATAGCTCAAAGTCGTAACTTTTGCTGTCTGCCTTTTCTGCCTCAATAGCCTCTCCATTTTTCACTATCAGATGAACCGCATCTCCATCCCTCCCTTCTATGTAATACTTTATGCTTGCGGAGAAGTCCTTTAGCTCATTTTTTAACTTTTCGTTTTTGTTCCAATCCTCTGCGTAAGCCTTTATCCACTGCTCCGAAAGAAACTTATACATTTTTTCCTCCTGTAAAAAAGGGGCAGGTGCGCCCCCGAGGGATGTTCTTATTTGCCCGCTTCTTCCCTAAGCACGTTGAACACTTCGTTGAAGGACACCTCGTCGTTGTTGACAAAAACTCCCACATTACCTACTACGCACACAGAATACTTTGGCCCAGTCAGAGCCCATCCTATAAGTGGCGTCCATTCTTGTCCAGAAAAGGCTGTGTATCCTTGAGTTTGCATTTCAGCCATCATCGTGTTGGCAGCGCACATCATCGCAGCCATTGCTGCGTGCTCTTCGGATATGTTGCCTTTGTAAGCAACAAGTTTGCCGTCTGGAGTAAACTCCCCAGCAGCCCAAACACCCTTTACGCTCATAAGTCTGTCCAAGTTTGCCATGGCTTTACCTCCTTAAATGTATTTGGATAGAACTTCAAAGGTTTTGTCAAAGTCTGCCTTGCTTAACTCCACAAAGACTCCCACGTTTCCCATTATGCACGCAGCGTATTTGCCACCCGCAACCGCAAAGCCGTAAACAGGATAAAATCCTCCCTGTCCAGTGTAGGCACTCCATCCCTTTGCCTGCATATTACCCATAAGCTTGTTGGCAGCACACATCATAGCGGCAATCTCGGCAGACTTCTCATCAATATCTCCGTAGTAAGCCAAAAGCCTACCATCATCCGAAAACTCGCCCGCAGCAATGGCTCCAGGTATGGACATAAGTTCTTTCAGCTTGCTAAGTGTAGCCATAGCTTACACCTCCTTAAGGTTTTTTCACTTATTTTTTATTGCAAAAAAAATGCCAAAAAATTACCTTTATTGTTAGCTTGATTTTCAAAGTTTTTAGAATACTTCGCTTTTTAAAAAGTGTTGCATGTTGCAACATATGATGCAACACATCTAAACTGGGATTAAAATAGGCTCTATAGAAAAGTTGCAGGACCACACTTTTGTCGTTCTTTCCTAATTCATATGGATATTCTTTTCCTAGGGTTTAAAATTTTCGGATATGAGAAGGTGCGCCAAGTGTTCAGATAAAGGGACTATCTACCTGCCAGAGCACAGACTATCCCTTTG from Thermocrinis sp. includes:
- a CDS encoding DUF2173 family protein yields the protein MATLSKLKELMSIPGAIAAGEFSDDGRLLAYYGDIDEKSAEIAAMMCAANKLMGNMQAKGWSAYTGQGGFYPVYGFAVAGGKYAACIMGNVGVFVELSKADFDKTFEVLSKYI
- the minE gene encoding cell division topological specificity factor MinE; the encoded protein is MISNLLSARSKSKDEAKKRLTLVLSYERRGLPPNFLEKLIDDLVHVFSKYSQFDIDKIEVDIKRKRENFDELWISIPFKQ
- a CDS encoding DUF2173 family protein, producing MANLDRLMSVKGVWAAGEFTPDGKLVAYKGNISEEHAAMAAMMCAANTMMAEMQTQGYTAFSGQEWTPLIGWALTGPKYSVCVVGNVGVFVNNDEVSFNEVFNVLREEAGK
- a CDS encoding SCP2 sterol-binding domain-containing protein, with the translated sequence MYKFLSEQWIKAYAEDWNKNEKLKNELKDFSASIKYYIEGRDGDAVHLIVKNGEAIEAEKADSKSYDFELWASLENWKKLATGDIGPKAAMLTKRLKFKGSMITAMKYMSAFEESLKMMGKVPTDWDIK
- the minC gene encoding septum site-determining protein MinC; translation: MIEIKGITLPVVLIKVDQADEESDVFEQLDRFLNSKLSEGAYFLVEGDKSLTKKIEHFLTTKNLKNIKKIEKALEEKSTKRLLVVEKHLRSGQKIEHNGDVLVLGNVNKDAQIVATGNIVVIGTLRGVAVAGALGDESAVVVALRMEPQQIRIGRKIAISHEEERVSPGYPEIAKVEDGAIILERV
- the minD gene encoding septum site-determining protein MinD, translating into MTEVFVVTSGKGGVGKTTITANLSIALAKMGKRVLCIDADIGLRNLDMILGLENRIVYDVLDVLEGRVDFQKALVKDKRGFSVWLLPANQTKNKDAVDPEKWLRLVDHIKESNQYDYIFIDSPAGIEKGFQIAASPADVALVVVNPEVSSVRDADRIIGMLENMGKSEYKLIINRIRWDAVDKGQMLSVDDVVEILRAPLIGVIPEEPELVDYTNRGEPIVLEDDYPASRALIDIAKRILGEDVPMIFHGHKKSLFEKLFGK
- a CDS encoding sigma 54-interacting transcriptional regulator, translating into MGFETFENLFEGVLVIDKNLRIVYANPSAKRLLGRDLKAGEDCRGLFSICDSCPARLVLEEGEGVQVYDVEIWNKRHACWSMSLLNDGYLVETFRDVTNVVHCIVEAERQRSYKEAILNSIVEAILVVDKDGFVLEHNNIAHRMLCRDEEENLVGKNLRELIELSVEELPPEGERADVYIQTPCGRQKASVLVSPMNSGFGYVVSLYAIQEVLSCSFGEENTLVFKSPSFQKVLELAQSVAEYPTNVLIEGETGTGKSLLAKYIHYISPRRDKPFVKVNCAAIPEGLLEAELFGYVKGAFTGALKDKPGKVELADGGTLLLDEIGDMPLSLQAKILHLAQEKEFERLGDTKTRKVDVRIIASTNKNLRELVQRGLFREDLYYRLSVIKIHIPPLRERVEDIPILVNHFIQKFSRAYNRKIKGISSDAMKALLSYPFHGNIRELENIIERAVITAKGTLINLEDLQLDVRKGQDFEEEIERIKKVLEQVGGNKTLAAKILGMHRTTLWRKMKELGFRL
- a CDS encoding HAD-IIA family hydrolase encodes the protein MKVFLIDLDGVLVGDKKLNPLDGSKEFLKKLESEQIPFRVVSNNSTRPPSELVRLLNEKGLRIKEENLLTPLKILPMYLKSVGVQSLLLIGMESVERYLKEEGFEVVKDHRVQAVVVAQDRNLDFQKLKLAVSAVFLEGAKIIPVNLSRIVKDDDGLYFPGAGSIAQMLKHATNYQEDIPNLGKPSEEFLSYALQGLERGEVYLISDDIYTDLIGAKAMGIKTVFMTTGKYKREELKRANFEPEYSFDSLKELISVLLG